The genomic DNA CATATACTCATACTGGCCGAGGACGAGCGTCAGGTACGCGCCTGAGATGCCTGGAAGGATCATTGCGCAGAGCGCTATCATGCCGGTTGCAAATATCACCGGGAGTGAGTGACCAAATGATCCAATTGGCAGGCTTCCCACCAGGTAGCCTCCACAGAAGCCTGCTGCAATGAAGAGAAACGCATCCCGCTTTTCAGCTTCCACCTGGAGTGCGATGACAATGGACGAGGCAACGATGATCCCAAAGAAGAGGCCGAATGCCTCGCCCGGATAGCTGTCGAGGATATGCAGGATTGCTCGTGACATGAGCAGCGCGGCAGTACCGATACCGGCAAGCAGGGTGATGAGAAAGAGGGGATCGGTTCTGAGAATCTCCTGCCTGAACCCCTGGATGTCTCCGCGCAGTAGCCTGATGGCAGTCTGTGGGCGCACAGCGGCTATCGCATTGATGAGCCGCCCGTAAATGCCGGTAATAAAGGCCATTGTGCCGCCGGATACGCCTGGTATGATGTCTGATCCTCCCATCAGGAGGCCTCGCAGAAAGATGCCGACTGCCTCCATGAATCTCATTGCAGGTTTCACAGGGTAGTGTTGGTGCTATGGGGGCTTTTAATGATACGAAAGACGAATGTTGATCCGGATGAACCCGGGTGTACTACAGACATCACAGCAAAAGTGCCTGCTCATCCTCGGAGATGGCATGGCTGATGA from Methanocalculus natronophilus includes the following:
- a CDS encoding DUF368 domain-containing protein, translating into MRFMEAVGIFLRGLLMGGSDIIPGVSGGTMAFITGIYGRLINAIAAVRPQTAIRLLRGDIQGFRQEILRTDPLFLITLLAGIGTAALLMSRAILHILDSYPGEAFGLFFGIIVASSIVIALQVEAEKRDAFLFIAAGFCGGYLVGSLPIGSFGHSLPVIFATGMIALCAMILPGISGAYLTLVLGQYEYMLEALRDVSIPEITAFIAGGAIGILLFSRALRYLLDRYTAAVLATLTGLMLGSTRTLIERINDAGGFTTDVILACIAGAVLIGTIEYFRQKKRESVIQKTQ